One Ancylobacter novellus DSM 506 genomic window, CTCACCGTCTTCATCGCCTCCTATTCCAGTCCCGAGGGGCTGTTCTGGGCCAAGCTCTCGGCCGCCTCCACCCTCGCCATCGCCCCCATTCTCGTGCTCGGCTGGTTCAGCCAGCGCCAGCTCGTCCGCGGCCTGACTTTCGGCGCGGTGAAGTAGAAACGAGGCAGACCCATGGCCCGCATCACCCTCGAAGGCGTGAAGAAGTCCTTCGGATCGCACGACATCATCAAGGGCGCCGACCTCGAGATCGACGACGGCTCCTTCGTGGTCTTCGTCGGACCCTCCGGCTGCGGCAAGACCACGCTGCTGCGGCTCATCGCCGGGCTGGAGGACGTCACCGGCGGCCGCATCCTGATCGACGGCGCCGACGTCACCGACACCCCGCCGGCCAAGCGCGGCCTCTCCATGGTGTTCCAGTCCTACGCGCTCTACCCGCATATGAGCGTGCGCGGGAACATCGCCTTCGGGCTGAAGATGGCCGGCCGGCCCAAGGCCGAGATCGACGAGAAGGTCTCCCGCGCCGCCGAGATCCTCAACCTGACCTCCTATCTCGACCGCAAGCCGCGCGAATTGTCCGGCGGCCAGCGCCAGCGCGTCGCTATCGGCCGCGCCATCGTGCGCGAGCCCAAGGCGTTCCTGTTCGACGAGCCGCTGTCCAACCTCGACGCCGCGCTGCGCGTGCAGATGCGCCTCGAAGTGACGCGGCTGCAACGCCAACTCGACACCACGGCGATCTATGTCACCCACGACCAGGTGGAGGCCATGACCATGGCCGACCGCATCGTGGTGCTGAATGCCGGGCGCATCGAGCAGTACGGCACGCCGCTGGAGCTCTATGAGCGGCCGGCCAACCTCTTCGTCGCCGGCTTCATCGGCTCGCCGCGGATGAACTTCGTCGCCGGCAAGGCCGCCGAGCCCTATGGCGCCGCCACCATCGGCGTGCGCCCGGAGCATGTCGCGGCGGGCCGCGAAGGCGAGGGCTGGGCCGGCACGGTCAGCGTCGCCGAGCATCTCGGCAGCGACACCTTCCTCTATGTCGACGTGCCGGAGATCGGCGCCATCACCAGCCGCGCACCCGGCGAGTTCGGCATCTCGGTCGGCGACCGCGTGATCCTGCGCCCCGATCCCGCCCGCATCCACCGCTTCGACGCGGAGGGGAGGGCGCTCCGCGCCTGACCTTCCCGCTATTCAAGAGAGCAGAGCCATGTACCTCGAAATGTTCAATCTCTCCGGCCGCACCGCCCTCGTCACCGGCGGCGGCCGCGCCATCGGCCTCGCCTGCGTCGAGGCGCTGGCGGAAGCCGGCGCCAAGGTGATCATCGCCGATGTCGACGCCGCAATCGCCGAGGAGGGCCGCGAGGCCATGCGCGCCAAGGGCTATGATCCCGAGGTCATGCTGCTCGACGTCACCGATACGGCGCAGGTCAACGACGTTGCCGACGAGGTCATCGCCCGCCACGGCAAGATCGACATCCTCGTCAACAATGCCGGCATCGCGCGCTCGGAGACGCCGGCCGAGACGGTGACCGACGAGCACTGGCTGAACGTCATCGACGTCAACCTCAACGGCACCTTCTGGTGCTGCCGCGCCTTCGGCCGCCACATGCTGGAGGCGCGCTCCGGCTCCATCGTCAATATCGGCTCCATGTCCGGCTTCATCGTCAACAAGCCGCAGGAGCAGTGCTACTACAACGCCTCCAAGGCCGGCGTGCACCACCTCACCAAGTCGCTGGCCGCCGAATGGGGCGCGCGCGGCGTGCGGGTCAACGCGGTGGCGCCGACCTACATCAACACGCCGCTCAACGCCTTCGTGAAGTCCAACCCCGCCATGTACGAGGCCTGGATCGGCGGCACGCCGATGGCCCGGCTCGGCGAGGTGCAGGAGATCGCCTCGGTCGTGCTGTTCCTCGCCTCCGACGCCGCGAGCCTGATGACCGGCTCCATTGTCCTTGCCGATGGCGGCTATACCTGCTGGTAGTTCGGGTGGGGCAGGGCAGCCACGGGCAGGCGTGACGATGCAGCAGGCGTTTATCGGGGTGGATGTCGGCACGGCGAGCGCCCGTGCCGGCATATTCGACAAGGCTGGCCGTCTGCTGGCCACAGCGCGCCACCCGATCCGGGTGTGGCACGAGGCCGGCGACGTGGTGGAGCAGTCCTCCGCCGACATATGGGACGCCTGCGTCCACTCCGTCCGCGAGGCGATGAAGACCGCCGGCCTGCCGCCGGAGGCCATCGCCGGCCTCGGCTTCGACGCCACCTGCTCGCTGGTGGTGCTGGACCCTCAAGGCCGCCCGCTCACCGTCTCGCCCTCGGGCGATGACGCACGCAACGTCATCGTCTGGATGGATCACCGCGCCACCGGGCAGGCGCGGCGCATCAACGAGACGAAGGAAGACGTGCTGCGCTATGTCGGCGGCGTCATCTCGCCGGAGATGGAGACGCCGAAGCTGCTCTGGCTGAAGGAGAACCTGCCGGCGAGCTTCCATGGCGCCGGCTATTTCTTCGACCTCTCCGATTTCCTGTCCTTCCGCGCCACCGGCGCCACCGAGCGCTCGGTCTGCACCGTCACCTGCAAATGGACCTACCTCGCCCATGAGGGGCGCTGGAGCGACGACTATTTCCGCCGCATCGGCCTCGACGAGCTCGCCGGTGAGGGCCATGCCCGTATCGGCGAAACCATCGTCGAGCCCGGCACCGCGCTGGGGCAGGGGCTGACGGAAGTCGCGGCGCGCGAGCTTGGCCTGATGCCGGGAACCCCGGTCGGCGCCTCGCTCATCGACGCCCATGCCGGCGGCATCGGCACCATAGGCGGGCGCGGCGCGGGCGATGGCGCCGTCGATGTGCAGCGGCGCCTCGCCTACATCATGGGCACCTCCGCCTGCATCATGGCGACCACCGCCGAGCCGCGCTATCTGCCCGGCGTCTGGGGCCCCTATTTCTCCGCCATGGTGCCGGGCCTCTGGCTGAACGAGGGCGGCCAGTCCGCCGCCGGCGCCGGCATCGACCATCTGATGCGCGCCCATCCCGCCCGCGCCGAGGCCGAAGCCACGGCGAAGGAGGCCGGGCTCGGCCTGCTCGACTTCCTGGAGAAGCGCGCCGTCGCCCGGTTCGCGCAGCCGGCCGAGACCGCGCGCCTCGCCCACGATGTCCATGTGCTGCCGGAATTCCTCGGCAACCGCTCGCCCTATGCCGACCCGGATGCGCGGGCGGTGATCGCCGGGCTCGACCTCGACGACGGCATGGACAGCCTGGAGCGCCTCTTCGTCGCCAGCCTGTGCGGCCTTGCCTATGGGCTTGCCGACGTGGTCGACGTCATGCGCGCGCAGGGCATCGACTGCGAGATGATGGTGATGAGCGGCGGCGCCAGCCGCAGCGCGCTGGTGCGTCAGATCATGGCCGACACCACCGGCCTCGACGTGGCGCTGCCGGCTACCCCGGAGCCGGTCCTGCTGGGCGCGGCCATGCTCGGCGCGGTGGCGGCACGCGCCTACGGCTCGGTGCGCGAGGCGATGGGAGCGATGTCCACCATCGGCGCGCTGACCACGCCGTCCGGCCCGGCCATGGGCGCGTTCCACGCCGCCAAGCGCCGGGTCTACAAGCTGATGCAGACGCTCGACCGCGAAGGGCGGGCGCTGATGGCCGACGAACCGCGAGCCTGATCCATGCTGCTGAGCTGCGGCGACGCCCTGATCGACTTCATGCCGGCAAGCACGGCCGACGGGCGCGACGGCTACGTCACCGCGGTCGGCGGCTCCTGCCTCAACGTCGCCGTCGCCATGGCCCGGCTCGATGCGCCTTCCGGGCTGGTGGGCGGCATCTCTACCGACATGTTCGGCGCCATGATCGCCGACCATGCGCAGCGCTCGAAGGTCGATCTCGCCCACGCCGACCGCAGCGAGCACGAGACCACGCTCGCCTTCGTCCGCTTCGTCGAGGGCGAGCCGCATTACGCCTTCTACGACGACGGCACGGCGGCGCGGCGCTGGACCTATGAGCCCGGCAGCATCGATTTCTCGGCTGTCGAGGCGGTGCATGTCGGCTCGACCACGCTGATCAGCGATCCGACCTACAGCCAGACGCTGGCGCTGGTGGAGGATGCCCGCCGTACTGTCACCATCTCCTTCGATCCGAACTGCCGTCCCGCGCTGGTGCGCGACCGGGCGGACTATGCCGCGCGCATGGAGGAATTCGCCCGGCGCGCCGACATCGTGCGGCTGTCGGATGTGGACTTCGCCTATCTCCATGGCGATGCGGACGAGGATGCGAAGGCGGCGGAGCTGCTCGCCGGCAATGCCTCCCTCGTCGTGCTGACGCGCGGGGCGGAGGGCGTCACCGCCTGGCACCGTGTGGCTGGAAAGATCGAGGTGCCCGCGCCTCAGATCACGCTCGCCGACACCATCGGGGCCGGCGACAGTTTCCAGGGCGCGCTGCTGGCGGCGCTGCGCGAAACCGGCACTATCGGCCGGCCGAGGCTCGCCGCCATGAGCGCGGCGGCGCTGCGCGAGGTGCTGGGCTTCGCGGTGGCCTGCGCCGCGGTCACCTGTAGCCGCGTCGGCGCCGACCCGCCCTACCGGTCCGAGGTCGCGATCAGGCTGGGGCAGGGGGCCTGACCGGCTCGCCTCGCCGGCGGGCCGTGTTACTGTCTGGCTCGACGCAGCTTTGCGGGGAAGGACATGGACGCGGAAGACGAGGCCGCGCGCCTCTTCAATGCACCGAGCGCCCGCCGGCCGGTGCTGGAGCAGATCGTCACCGATGCAGTGGAGAGTTTCCTCTGGCGCTGCGACGACTATCCGTGGGAACGCAACGTCTGGAACGTCCACCCGGAATACGAGATCCATCTCATCCGCAACGCCTCGGGCATCGCCCTCGTCGGCGACCATATCGAGCCGTTCGAGCCCGGCTATCTCGCCATTGTCGGCTCCGGCCTGCCGCATGACTGGGTGACGGCGACGGCGCCGGGCGAGGTCATCCGCGGCCGCGACATCGTCCTGCAGTTCGATCATCAGCGGGTGCGCCACGCCGCGACATGCTTCCCCGAGCTCGCCGGCCTCGAATCCTTCCTCACGCTGGCGCTGCGCGGCCTCGCCTTCCACGGCGAGACCCGCCGGCAGGGCGCCGAGATCCTGGAAGCGATGCGCGAGGCCGGCGGCATCGAGCGCCTGACGCTGTTCCTGCGCCTGCTCGGCCTCATGGCTGCGCGGGGCGAATACAAGGTCCTCTCCTCCGCCGACTTCACGCCCGACACCGACCACGCCTCGCTCGGCTCGATCCATGTGGCGCTGACCTATATCCGCGAGAATTTCACCCGCGACGTGCACCTCAACGACGTCGCCGAATTGCTCGGCATGAGCGAGTGGACCTTCTCGCGCTTCTTCAAGAAGAACGCCGGCAGCAGCTTCACCGACTATCTGCGTACGCTGCGCGTCGCCTATGCCTGCAAGCTCTTGGCCGACACCGACATGCCGATCACCGACATCTGCTTCGAGATCGGCTACGCCAACGTCTCCAACTTCAACCGCAACTTCCTCAGCCAGCGCGGCACCACGCCGTCCTCCTACCGCCGGCTGGCCCAGCAGCGCATGACGAAACGTAAGGATGTCGCGCCCGATACTCTTGTGCGCCACGGTACGATGAAGCCGCCGATTGCTGCGACGCAACCTGCATGAAAGTACAGATTCGCTGCGTCACGAAGGCTAGACTCCGCACGCCCTGCGGACCGATGCTCTGAACATTCGATAGGCCGCCTGAACTCTTGTGCGGCCTCTCCGATGGCTCCGCGACCGCTTGAGAAAGGGCGCGGAAAGGTCGCGGCCAGGCGGCCGCATCAATCCGAGCCGACGCAGATCGGCCGTGGGAGGAAAGCATGAACAAGCTTCTGCGCACTGTCAGTGCCGCGGCGCTCTATGCCGTTGCAACCTTCGCCCTGCCGATGCCGAGCGAGGCCGCCGAGTGGGATATCGCCAAGGCGGCCGCGCCCTATAAGGGCACCGAGCTCAACGTCGTCTTCCTCGACCGTCCGGGCTACCGCGCCATCATCAAGCTGCTGCCGGAGTTCGAGAAGGCGACCGGCATCAAGGTCAATTACGAGATCGTCCCCTACGAGAACACCCGCGAGCGCGAGGTGCTGAACTTCAGCGGGCAGGGCGACCTCTCCATCGCGCTGGTCGACCTCGTCTGGATCGGCGAATTCGCCGAGAACGGCTGGATTCTGCCGGTCGACAAGTTCGCGAACGACGCCTCGATCACCGACCCGAACCTCAACCTGAAGGGCTTCTTCCCGCTGTTGCTCGACGCGTTCGGCACCTGGGGCGGCACGGTCTACGGCCTGCCCTTCGACAACTACTCGGGCCTGCTGTTCTACAACCAGTGCATGCTCAAGGACGCCGGCTTCGACAAGCCGCCGGCGACCTGGAAGGAACTGCTTGAGGTCTACGCGCCCAAGCTGACCGACAAGGACAAGAAGCAGTACGCCTTCGCCCTGCAGTCGCTGCGCGGCGAGACCCAGTCGGCGGACAGCTTCATGCGCAGCCTCTGGCCGCATGGCGGCTCGCTGCTCGACAAGGACTTCAAGTCGAACCTGCTGTCGAAGGAAAGCCAGGCCGGCCTGCAGTACCGCCAGAAGCTGATGGAATACATGCCGCCCGGCATCGTCAGCTGGGACCATGCGGAGGCGGTGAACGCGCTGGCGCAGGGCCAGGTGGCGATGATCACCGAGTGGTCGGCCTTCTATCCCACGCTGACCGACCCCAAGACCTCCAAGCTCGGCGATTGCCTCGCCGTGGCGCCGGAGCCCGCCGGCGAGGCCGGCCGCCTGCCCGCGCTCGGCGGCTTCTCGCTGGCGGTGGCGGCGCAGGCGCCGGAGGAGGAGCAGAAGGCCGCCTGGATCTTCATCCAGTGGGCGACCTCCGAGGCCATCGCCCGCGCCTATGTCGACGCCGGCGGCGTGTCCGGGCGCATGAAGGTCTATGAGGACCCGCAGGTAAAGGCGACCTACAAGTTCGTCGAGCCGATGGTCGCCTCCTGGCAGAAGGGCGTGCCGGAATATCGCCCGCGCTTCCCGGCCTGGCCGGCCGTCTCCGAGGTCATCGCCGAGTTCGGCACCAAGATGATGCTCGGCGAGGTGACGGTGGAGGGCGGCTCCAAGGAGATCGGCAACCGCATGGAGGCCATCCTCAAGCAGGAAGGCTACTACGACGGCAAGAAGAAGCTGCTGCAGTAGACCCTTTCGTTCAACTTCCGACCCGGCCTGACTGCAGGCCGGGTCGCAGTCCCGGCGAAGAACCGGACACCCTCATCCTGAGGTGCGAGCGCCAGCGAGCCTCGAAGGATGCTGGAGCAGCGCATGGCTCCTGGACGAGCATCCTTCGAGGCCCGGCGCCGCCGGGCACCTCAGGATGAGGTCCCTCGAACCTGAACGCGAACAGATGACCGCACCCGCCACCCGCCGACGCCTCGCCTATGGCCGCTGGACGCCGTTCTGGTTCCTGGCGCCGGCGGTGCTTGCGCTGTTCCTGATCGGCATCTGGCCGACGCTCTTCGCGCTCGTCACCTCGCTGCGGCGCTACAATATCACCCGCCCGCGCGACGGCTTTCCCTTCATCGGCCTCGACAATTACGTGCAGGTGCTGACCGATCCCACCTTCTGGGACACGCTGGGGCGCACCGCCGGCTTCTTCCTCGTCGTCATGCCGATCCAGGTCGCGCTCGGCCTCGCCATCGCGCTGATGCTGCACCGGCCGGGCCTCGGCCTGCTGCGCAGCGTGGCGCGGGTGTCGCTGGTGGTGCCGCTCGCCACCACCTATGCGGTGGTCGGCCTGCTCGGCCGGCTCATCTTCAACCGCGATTTCGGCGTCGCCAATGCGCTGATCGGCGTGTTCGGCTTCCCGCCCATCGACTGGCTCGGCAATCCCACCGGGGCCTTCGTCGCCATCTGCGTCATGGATATCTGGCAGTGGACGCCGTTCTGCGCGCTCATCTTCCTGTCCGGCCTCTCCATGGTGCCGGTCGATATCGAGGAGGCGGCGCGGCTGGAGACGCCCAGCAAATGGGCGCTGTTCTGGCAGGTGCAGCGGCCCTATCTGCTGCCCGGCTTCACCGCCATGCTGATCCTGCGCTCGGCCGACGTGCTCAAGCTGTTCGACATGGTCTTCACCATGACCCGCGGCGGCCCCGGCGCCGCGACCGAGCTGATCTCGATCTACATCCAGCGCGTCGGCTTCCGCGTGTTCGACATGGGGCTGGCCTCGGCGCAGGCGCTGCTGCTGCTGGTCATCACCGTCGTGCTGGCGCGGGTCTATATCCGCTTCTTCTACCGGGAGATCGAGGCATGAACCCCCGTTCCCGTGGCCGGATCCTGCACGCGCTCGGCCTGATCGCGGTGCTGGTCTTCACCATCTTCCCGTTCTTCTGGATGGTCTCCTCATCCTTCAAGACGCAGGCGGACCTGCTCGCCTCGCCGCCGGTCTGGCTGTTCCGGCCGACGCTGGCCAACTATGCCGACGTCTTCGCCGACCAGAAGGTGATCGACGCCGTCGTCAATTCGCTGATCGTGGCGCTGGGCAGCACCGGGCTCTCCGTCATCCTCGGCACGCCCGCCGCCTTCGCGCTTGCCCGCTACGAGTTCCGCGGCAAGAGCGATTTGTGGTTCTGGTTCATCTCCAACCGCTTCATCAGCCCGATCGTGCTGGCGCTGCCGATCTACCTGCTGGCGCTGCAATTGCGCATCCTCGACACGCATCTCGTGCTGATCCTGGTCTACGTCACCTTCATCCTGCCGATCGTGATCTGGATCTCGACCGACCAGTTCCGCTCCATCCCGCGCGAGCTGGAGGAGGCGGCGCGGCTGGAAGGGGCGAGCCAGTTCGACATCTTCCGCCGCATCTACCTGCCGCTCGGCCTGCCGGGCATCGCGGTGTCGGCGATATTCGGCTTCATCTTCTCCTGGAACGAGCTGCTCTACGCCCTCGTGCTGACGCGCCGCGCCGTGCAGACCGCGCCCGTCGTCGCGACCAGCTTCATGTCCGGCTACGAGCTGCCCTGGGGAAAGATCATGGCGACCGGCACGGTGATCGTGCTGCCGGTCACCATCTTCGCGCTGCTGGTCTCGCGTCACATGGTGCGCGGGCTGACCATGGGCGCCACCAAATGAGTGCCGCAGCAAGGCGGCCCGGCGGGGAGGCCGGGGAGCGATGAGCTATCTGAAACTGGAAGGCGTCGAGAAGAGCTACGGCGCCGCCCGCATCATCCGCGGCGTCGACATCGCCGCCGAGAAGGGCGAGTTCGTCGTCTTCGTCGGCCCGTCCGGCTGCGGCAAGTCCACGCTGCTCCGCATGGTCGCCGGGCTGGAGGAGGTCTCGGGCGGCGAGATCTTCATCGAGGGCGCCCGCGTCACCGACCTCGAGCCGGCCCAGCGCAAGGTCTCGATGGTGTTCCAGTCCTATGCGCTGTTCCCGCATATGAGCGTGCGCGACAACATCGCCTTCGGGCTGAAGATGTCGAAGGTGCCGCAGGCCGAGATCGACCGGCAGGTCGCCGAGGCAGCGCGCATCCTGCGCATGGAGGACCTGCTCGACCGCAAGCCGCGCCAGCTTTCCGGCGGCCAGCGCCAGCGCGTCGCCATCGGCCGCGCCATCGTGCGGCACCCCAAGCTGTTCCTGTTCGACGAGCCTCTGTCCAACCTCGATGCCGAGCTGCGGGCGCAGATGCGCGTCGAGATCGCCCGGCTGCACCGCAATCTCGGGGTGACGATGATCTACGTCACCCACGACCAGGTGGAGGCGATGACGCTGGCCGACCGCATCGTCGTGCTGCGCGCCGGGCAGGTGGAACAGATCGGCTCGCCCAAGGACCTCTACGAGCGGCCGGCCAACACCTTCGTCGCCGGTTTCATCGGCTCGCCGAAGATGAACTTCCTCTCCGCCACGGTCACAAGCCGCGACGGCGACCGGGTGGAACTGGCGCACCCCTCGCTGGCGGCGCCGCTCAGCGTCACCCGGCGCGGCGGGAACGGTGCCGAGCCGGCGCCGGGGGACACCGTCACGCTCGGCCTGCGCCCGGAGCATCTCGGGCTGGAGGCCGGCGACAGCCGCATCGAGCTCACCGCCGACCTCGCCGAGAGCCTGGGCGGCGCGACGCTGATCTACGGCCAGACCGCCGCCGGCGAGAGCGTGACGCTGCAGACGCCGGGCTGGCGCTCGCTCGACAAGTCCGAGCGCTTCGCCGCACGCTTCGACGCGGCGCAGGCCTATGTCTTCGACAAGGACGGGCGGGCCTTCTGATGGGCACGGCAAAGCGGTTCGAGGGCAGGAGCGTGCTGGTCACCGGCGCCGGCAAGGGCATCGGCCGGGCGACGGTGAAGCTGCTCGCCGAGGAAGGCGCCGAGGTGGTGGCGCTCAGCCGCTCACAGGCCGACCTCGACGCGCTCAGCTCCGAGTTCGGCTGCCGCACCCTCGCCGTCGATCTTGCCGATGCGGGGGCCACCCGCGCGGCAGCGTGCGAGGCCCAGCCGGTCGACCTCCTCGTCAACTGCGCCGGCATCGCCGAGCTGGCGCCTTTCGTCGACGCCAGCGTCGAGGCCTTCGACCTGACCATGGCGGTGAACTGCCGCGCGCCTTTCATACTGTCGCAGGAATATGCCCGCGCGCGGATCGCCGTCGGGCAGGGCGGCGCCATCGTCAACGTGTCGAGCATCTCCTCCTTCATCGGTTTCGCCGACCACGCCGCCTATTGCGCCTCCAAGGGTGCGCTCGATGGGCTGACGCGCGTGATGGCGAACGAGCTCGGCCGCCACGGCATCCGCGTCAACGGCGTGCATCCGGTGGTTACCCTCACCCCCATGGCGGTGAAGGCGTGGAGCGATCCGGCGAAGTCCGGCCCCATGCTCTCCCGCATCCCGCTGCAACGCTTCGTCGAGCCGGAGGAGGTGGCGGCGGTGATCGCCTTCCTGCTCTCCGACGAGGCGGCGATGGTCAACGGCATCGACATGCCGGTCGACGGTGGGTTCCTGATCAACTAGCCGGCGCGCCCTCGGGCGCGCGCCGGGCATGTAAGGAGACGACGATGAAAGCCCTGGTTCTCGAAAGGCAGCACGAGCTGAAGCTGCGCGACATCGACCTGCCGCTCGAGGTCGGCCCGGCCGACGTGAAGATCAAGATGCACACGGTCGGCGTCTGCGGTAGCGACGTGCATTATTACACCCATGGCCGCATCGGTCCCTTCATCGTCAAGGCGCCGATGGTGCTCGGCCACGAGGCCGCCGGCACGGTGGTCGAGGTCGGCGCGAAGGTGACGAACCTCAAGGTCGGCGACCGCGTCTGCATGGAGCCGGGCATCCCGGACCTCGCCTCCAAGGCCTCCAAGATCGGCCTCTACAATGTCGACCCCAGCTTGACTTTCTGGGCGACGCCGCCGGACCATGGTTGCCTGACGCCTTACGTCGTCCATCCGGCCGCCTTCACCTTCAAGCTGCCGGACAACGTCTCCTTCTCCGAGGCGGCGATGGTCGAGCCCTTCGCCGTCGGCGTGCAGGCGGCGGTGAAGGCCGAGATCAAGCCGGGCGACGTCGGCGTCGTCACCGGCGCCGGGCCGATCGGCATCATGGTGGCGCTGGCCGCGCTGCTGGGCGGCTGCTCCAAGGTCTACATCACCGATCTCGTGCCGGAGAAGCTGGCCATCGCCGGACGCTATGCCAACATCGTGCCGGTGAACGTGCGCGAGACCTCGCTGGCCGACGTCGTGCTGAAGGACACCGAGGGCTGGGGCGCCGACCTCGTCTTCGAGGCGAGCGGCTCGCCCAAAGCCTATGAGGGCATCACCGAGGTGATCCGCCCCGGCGGTAAGCTGGTGGTGATCGGCATGCCGGTGGAGCCAGTGGCGCTCGACATGTCGCTCTTCGCCGCCAAGGAGATCCGTATCGAGACCGTGTTCCGCTATGCCAACGTTTTCGACCGCGCGCTGAACATGATCGCCTCCGGCAAGGTCGACCTGAAGCCGCTGGTCACCGGCACCTACAGCTTCGACGACAGCATCGTCGCCTTCGAGCGGGCGGAGGAGGCGCATCCGACCGACGTGAAGCTTCAGATCCTGTTCTGATCGGGCGGCCTGCGCGGCGGGCGGCAGGCAGCCTTGCGCGAACAGGCCTTGCCGCCGGCGCGCGCGTCGTCGATATGAAGACGATGAGCCCGCTGTCTCCGCACCGATTTTCCGTCGCGCCGATGATGGATGGCGCAGATTTATCTTATTCTTCAGTTACTTAGTCGATATGCGTGTGCAATTTCTGTGCACAAAGGGCTTACTTCGCCGCGCTTTTCTTCTGTGCTCTGTACCTATCCCAAGCACCCTGAAAGAGCACGAAGCGCGCTGGCACCCCACGATGGCTGCTCACCGCATCGGGCCATCGTGACAGTACAGATCATAGAGTGGAAATCGCTGTTGTCGGAAGAAAACAGGAATCATGGGCTCGGCGCGGCGCCTGTGGTTGCGGAGCGGCAGGGGGTTATCTGAGGGTATCTGAGCTTCACGGATCGGCCCGAACTTGCGAGCATGTCGAGTCAGGTGGTGCCCGCGGCGCTCACCTGATGGGCGAGGTCTAGATCAGAACGCACAGCGAGCGCGATACGCCGCTTGCCGTGCATATCGTCGAACGTCCGCAGTTCGAGGATGGAGCTTGATGCACTATCTCCGACAGCATCGAGATCGGGCAGCGTGATGTGATGGGAGCGTCCATCCAAGCCATCGACGATGGCATAGGAGCCGTAGAACTCGTCATCGAGGCGGCGCTCGACCAGCCGGCTGATGACAGGCATGTCGAGACTGTTGCGGTCGGCATTAGCTTGCTGTCACGTGCTCTGTCCCCCGCAGTCAGGGCCCGGTGCATGTGCTTGATGATGTCGCCGCCCTCACCGAGTTCGCGCAGGGTGGCTTCAGCTGCCGGCTCCATCGCCCATTGCGCGTTGCCGATCTCGCTGGCAAGCCAAGCGCCTTGAGCTTTCTCAGACGTCCGATCTTCAGCGCATGATGCTCATCCGGCGGCCGACCGGGGATCGAGTTAGGGTTGAGCTCGGTGCAACGCGCGGCTTCGATCTGACGTCTCCCGTCGGGGTGACCCCTGCACGCGACGGTCGGTGATGCTGCCCGAGCCAGCCCAGCGCCGCGTGAGTACGATGGTTCTGCGGCTGGTGCGAAGGCTAGCGAACTGTCCGCTGCCGAAGCGTGAGCGATTGCCGGAGACG contains:
- a CDS encoding carbohydrate ABC transporter permease yields the protein MTAPATRRRLAYGRWTPFWFLAPAVLALFLIGIWPTLFALVTSLRRYNITRPRDGFPFIGLDNYVQVLTDPTFWDTLGRTAGFFLVVMPIQVALGLAIALMLHRPGLGLLRSVARVSLVVPLATTYAVVGLLGRLIFNRDFGVANALIGVFGFPPIDWLGNPTGAFVAICVMDIWQWTPFCALIFLSGLSMVPVDIEEAARLETPSKWALFWQVQRPYLLPGFTAMLILRSADVLKLFDMVFTMTRGGPGAATELISIYIQRVGFRVFDMGLASAQALLLLVITVVLARVYIRFFYREIEA
- a CDS encoding carbohydrate ABC transporter permease, with amino-acid sequence MNPRSRGRILHALGLIAVLVFTIFPFFWMVSSSFKTQADLLASPPVWLFRPTLANYADVFADQKVIDAVVNSLIVALGSTGLSVILGTPAAFALARYEFRGKSDLWFWFISNRFISPIVLALPIYLLALQLRILDTHLVLILVYVTFILPIVIWISTDQFRSIPRELEEAARLEGASQFDIFRRIYLPLGLPGIAVSAIFGFIFSWNELLYALVLTRRAVQTAPVVATSFMSGYELPWGKIMATGTVIVLPVTIFALLVSRHMVRGLTMGATK
- a CDS encoding ABC transporter ATP-binding protein encodes the protein MSYLKLEGVEKSYGAARIIRGVDIAAEKGEFVVFVGPSGCGKSTLLRMVAGLEEVSGGEIFIEGARVTDLEPAQRKVSMVFQSYALFPHMSVRDNIAFGLKMSKVPQAEIDRQVAEAARILRMEDLLDRKPRQLSGGQRQRVAIGRAIVRHPKLFLFDEPLSNLDAELRAQMRVEIARLHRNLGVTMIYVTHDQVEAMTLADRIVVLRAGQVEQIGSPKDLYERPANTFVAGFIGSPKMNFLSATVTSRDGDRVELAHPSLAAPLSVTRRGGNGAEPAPGDTVTLGLRPEHLGLEAGDSRIELTADLAESLGGATLIYGQTAAGESVTLQTPGWRSLDKSERFAARFDAAQAYVFDKDGRAF
- a CDS encoding SDR family oxidoreductase produces the protein MGTAKRFEGRSVLVTGAGKGIGRATVKLLAEEGAEVVALSRSQADLDALSSEFGCRTLAVDLADAGATRAAACEAQPVDLLVNCAGIAELAPFVDASVEAFDLTMAVNCRAPFILSQEYARARIAVGQGGAIVNVSSISSFIGFADHAAYCASKGALDGLTRVMANELGRHGIRVNGVHPVVTLTPMAVKAWSDPAKSGPMLSRIPLQRFVEPEEVAAVIAFLLSDEAAMVNGIDMPVDGGFLIN
- a CDS encoding NAD(P)-dependent alcohol dehydrogenase, translating into MKALVLERQHELKLRDIDLPLEVGPADVKIKMHTVGVCGSDVHYYTHGRIGPFIVKAPMVLGHEAAGTVVEVGAKVTNLKVGDRVCMEPGIPDLASKASKIGLYNVDPSLTFWATPPDHGCLTPYVVHPAAFTFKLPDNVSFSEAAMVEPFAVGVQAAVKAEIKPGDVGVVTGAGPIGIMVALAALLGGCSKVYITDLVPEKLAIAGRYANIVPVNVRETSLADVVLKDTEGWGADLVFEASGSPKAYEGITEVIRPGGKLVVIGMPVEPVALDMSLFAAKEIRIETVFRYANVFDRALNMIASGKVDLKPLVTGTYSFDDSIVAFERAEEAHPTDVKLQILF